One genomic region from Bacillus aquiflavi encodes:
- a CDS encoding ABC transporter ATP-binding protein, whose translation MKKVELINVSKSYDKKNNVISNIHVCIEPGEFFVLVGPSGCGKSTMLRMIAGLEPISEGIVKIGNQEVNMLPPSKRDISMVFQNYALYPHLTVEENIVFGLHVKKISKKVRKERCNHVAKMLGLSRFLKRKPRELSGGQRQRVALARAIVNEAPICLMDEPLSNLDAKLRAHMRSEIKQIQRRLGITMIYVTHDQVEAMTMGDRIMILNEGKIQQIGSPLDIYNKPANPFVATFIGSPPMNLAEGIINHSTSEIVLSESCKLKIPDHDKINCDNIILGIRPEHIKHSVKEKGMLVEVTNVEILGNETVISFIFGEDEWLAQWYGQWRIKVGDVIPISIAYDSICLFNSNTEEVIKTPINIDNYVIDKEVLL comes from the coding sequence ATGAAAAAGGTGGAATTAATCAATGTTTCAAAATCATATGACAAAAAAAATAATGTCATTTCTAATATCCATGTATGCATTGAACCTGGAGAGTTTTTCGTGTTAGTTGGACCGTCGGGCTGTGGGAAAAGTACAATGCTGCGAATGATTGCTGGTTTAGAACCTATTAGTGAGGGAATTGTGAAAATCGGCAATCAAGAAGTAAATATGCTGCCACCTAGTAAACGTGATATTTCAATGGTATTTCAAAATTACGCCTTATATCCACATTTAACAGTGGAAGAAAATATTGTTTTTGGACTTCATGTCAAAAAGATATCAAAGAAGGTAAGAAAAGAGCGCTGTAATCATGTAGCTAAAATGCTTGGATTATCTCGTTTTTTAAAAAGAAAGCCTCGCGAGCTTTCAGGGGGTCAACGTCAGCGGGTTGCGTTGGCAAGGGCGATTGTAAATGAAGCACCAATTTGTTTAATGGACGAGCCGTTATCTAACTTAGATGCAAAATTAAGAGCACATATGCGGTCAGAAATCAAGCAAATTCAAAGACGATTAGGGATCACGATGATTTATGTTACTCATGATCAAGTAGAAGCGATGACAATGGGAGACCGTATTATGATCTTGAATGAAGGGAAAATTCAACAAATTGGCAGCCCTTTAGATATTTATAATAAACCAGCAAATCCTTTCGTTGCAACTTTTATTGGCTCTCCGCCAATGAACTTGGCAGAAGGGATTATTAATCACTCGACTTCTGAAATTGTCTTAAGTGAGTCATGTAAACTTAAAATCCCTGATCATGACAAAATTAACTGTGACAACATTATTCTTGGCATCCGGCCAGAGCATATTAAACATTCAGTAAAAGAAAAAGGGATGTTAGTAGAAGTCACAAATGTGGAGATTTTAGGGAATGAAACTGTTATTTCTTTTATATTTGGAGAGGACGAATGGCTAGCCCAGTGGTATGGTCAATGGCGTATTAAAGTTGGCGATGTTATTCCAATTTCAATTGCCTACGATTCTATTTGTTTATTTAATAGTAATACTGAGGAGGTAATTAAAACACCTATAAACATTGACAACTATGTAATTGATAAAGAGGTGTTACTGTGA
- the ybaK gene encoding Cys-tRNA(Pro) deacylase gives MAKGKTNAMRILEAKGIDYKMSFYDDQDGKVDGISVAKKIGREPKEVYKTLVTEGTSRQIYVFVIPVEAELDLKKAAKVIGEKKVEMIPVKDILKWTGYIRGGCSPIGMKKLYPTFIDKSAASLKTLIVSGGKIGVQIELTVGDLVSITEGKMEDIAK, from the coding sequence ATGGCAAAAGGAAAAACGAATGCAATGCGAATTCTTGAAGCAAAAGGAATTGACTATAAGATGTCATTTTATGATGATCAGGATGGGAAAGTTGATGGAATTTCCGTTGCAAAAAAAATTGGCAGGGAGCCGAAAGAAGTATATAAAACTTTAGTTACAGAAGGAACAAGCCGTCAAATATACGTGTTTGTTATTCCAGTAGAAGCAGAATTAGACTTAAAAAAAGCAGCAAAAGTAATAGGAGAAAAGAAAGTTGAAATGATCCCAGTAAAGGATATTTTGAAATGGACTGGATATATTCGCGGCGGCTGTTCTCCAATTGGAATGAAGAAGTTATATCCAACTTTTATTGATAAAAGTGCTGCATCATTAAAAACTCTTATTGTTAGTGGAGGAAAGATAGGAGTACAAATTGAGCTAACAGTGGGGGATCTAGTAAGTATAACTGAAGGAAAAATGGAGGATATTGCAAAATAG
- a CDS encoding ATP-binding protein gives MQLIKKNKKIRFIVILSIIFLLALTAINISVSYLKTKKTVEVTIASHSEEIANTIAASIDINKYEHFMHNPVENELFFELNDYLIDIREKTGALHVYTLEIDNPKVSKIMIPGFSESSKATYIGSVCTVPEKQVRKAYYSGESYYTEVIKDPQFGDYISAGAPIKNKENKVIGFLGVDISAATLDEIGKLVIKSNLSLFIFNGIFVFILLVSFFVIQKWYQTELSKEVGETEKTYQTEFKTIINSIRSIRHDFVNHIQVMHGLLKIKSYEKAFEYVDSLKKEVAIYESVPLKVNNPALMVLLQTKWIQAQNNKVETTFKTCDDSFQDIKTIDLIKILSNLIDNALDATMEVPENERKLCVKCDRTSDHYLLRVTNTGTPIPVKSADLIFQKGYSTKHLKEGQVRGYGLYIVKEVVDKYRGTITFQSEKNRTTFEVSIPIKEIKKKAP, from the coding sequence TTGCAACTGATTAAAAAAAATAAAAAAATACGTTTCATAGTCATTTTATCGATTATTTTTTTGCTTGCCTTAACAGCGATTAATATATCAGTCTCGTATTTGAAAACAAAGAAGACTGTTGAAGTTACAATTGCAAGCCATAGTGAGGAAATAGCTAATACAATTGCAGCTTCAATCGATATAAATAAATACGAACATTTTATGCATAACCCTGTTGAGAATGAATTGTTCTTTGAGTTGAATGATTATTTAATTGATATTCGTGAAAAGACAGGAGCGCTCCATGTTTATACTCTTGAAATTGATAACCCGAAGGTATCAAAAATTATGATTCCAGGATTTTCCGAGAGTTCCAAAGCAACCTATATCGGTTCTGTTTGTACTGTCCCCGAAAAACAAGTTAGAAAGGCATACTATAGCGGAGAAAGTTATTATACAGAAGTGATTAAAGATCCTCAATTTGGCGATTATATTTCAGCTGGAGCTCCTATTAAAAATAAAGAGAATAAAGTGATTGGCTTTTTAGGTGTTGATATTAGTGCAGCGACTTTAGATGAAATTGGGAAACTAGTGATTAAAAGTAATCTGTCCTTATTTATATTTAACGGAATATTCGTATTTATTTTGTTAGTGTCATTTTTTGTGATTCAAAAATGGTATCAAACAGAGCTAAGTAAAGAAGTGGGAGAAACAGAAAAAACGTATCAAACAGAATTTAAAACGATTATTAATTCTATTCGTTCTATAAGACATGATTTTGTGAATCACATTCAAGTCATGCATGGTCTTTTAAAAATTAAAAGCTATGAAAAAGCGTTTGAATATGTTGATTCATTAAAAAAAGAAGTTGCAATATACGAATCAGTACCACTGAAAGTAAATAATCCTGCTTTAATGGTATTACTCCAAACAAAATGGATCCAAGCGCAAAATAATAAAGTGGAGACCACTTTCAAAACATGTGATGATTCGTTTCAAGATATTAAAACGATTGATCTAATTAAGATTCTTTCTAACTTAATTGATAATGCACTCGATGCAACAATGGAAGTTCCAGAGAATGAGCGAAAACTGTGTGTAAAATGCGATCGAACATCAGATCATTATTTATTGAGAGTAACGAATACAGGTACTCCAATTCCTGTAAAAAGTGCTGATTTGATTTTTCAAAAAGGTTACTCTACAAAACATTTAAAAGAAGGACAAGTTCGGGGTTACGGTTTATATATTGTTAAAGAAGTAGTTGATAAATACAGAGGAACAATTACGTTTCAATCGGAAAAAAACAGGACCACTTTTGAAGTATCGATTCCAATTAAAGAGATAAAAAAGAAAGCACCCTAA
- a CDS encoding TetR family transcriptional regulator, which translates to MTKSDQEKYIRLLNAAKKKIAEKGLVKTTVSDIVKEAGVAQGTFYLYFPSKNAVVSAIATEHLENLFFTIKRKSASSHSFLSLLHIIVEETFSATDYASDVLVLCYSGFAIGNAFEEWETIYEPYYEWFEQELNIAKKRNEVRQDLNTRQTVRMIINLIENTAERLYLSHEKDISAELMKIELLSFLKHAICTLK; encoded by the coding sequence TTGACAAAATCAGATCAAGAAAAATATATCCGTCTGTTAAATGCTGCAAAAAAAAAGATAGCTGAAAAAGGACTCGTAAAAACAACTGTTTCAGACATCGTAAAAGAAGCAGGTGTAGCACAAGGAACTTTTTATTTATATTTTCCATCTAAAAATGCCGTCGTTTCAGCAATTGCAACAGAACATTTAGAAAATCTTTTTTTTACAATTAAACGTAAAAGCGCAAGTTCACATTCCTTTTTATCCCTACTTCATATTATCGTTGAAGAAACGTTTTCCGCAACAGATTATGCAAGTGATGTACTTGTATTATGTTATTCAGGCTTTGCAATTGGAAATGCCTTTGAAGAATGGGAAACGATTTACGAACCTTATTATGAATGGTTTGAGCAAGAGCTAAATATCGCAAAGAAGCGAAATGAAGTTCGCCAAGATCTTAATACACGTCAAACTGTTAGAATGATTATTAACTTAATCGAAAATACGGCTGAACGATTATATTTATCTCATGAAAAGGATATTTCTGCTGAGTTGATGAAAATAGAACTGCTTTCTTTTTTAAAGCATGCTATTTGTACTTTAAAATAG
- a CDS encoding DMT family transporter, whose amino-acid sequence MGWLFVLLGGSLEVVWASCLKYANSLGDWTIIGLLIAVSFILLIRAYKTIPVAAAYSVFVGIGTVGTYITGIFLGEPYSIKQILFLFLLLIGIIGLQLTTKETTKEAEN is encoded by the coding sequence ATGGGTTGGTTGTTTGTTCTACTAGGTGGCTCATTAGAAGTCGTCTGGGCATCTTGTTTAAAATATGCAAACTCGCTCGGCGATTGGACCATTATCGGCCTCCTGATTGCTGTCAGTTTTATTCTATTAATTCGAGCATATAAAACAATTCCTGTAGCTGCTGCGTATTCTGTTTTTGTTGGAATCGGAACAGTCGGAACTTACATTACAGGAATTTTTCTTGGAGAACCTTATTCTATTAAGCAAATTTTATTTTTATTCCTGCTCTTAATTGGAATTATTGGTTTACAATTGACAACGAAAGAAACAACAAAGGAGGCTGAAAACTAA